The Syngnathus typhle isolate RoL2023-S1 ecotype Sweden linkage group LG1, RoL_Styp_1.0, whole genome shotgun sequence genome includes a window with the following:
- the hbegfa gene encoding heparin-binding EGF-like growth factor a isoform X2 — protein sequence MRIWSVVLLLLHALVASRLACGAAVDRYDSNRQRHTTVINFQDTSKDKRPEEESRGGATVATREDEDEEYDDEYYDDGDEYEDSTSGDDEVEMPRVAMSSKPQNPSVIVEAENTEGQRRRGKGRKKGKGKGKKRNPCLKKYKDYCIHGTCQYLRDIRQPSCVCHPSYSGERCELVTLPVERPQEGYNRTTALAVVAVVLSSICLTIIGLLLMLRQRSGDTTSK from the exons ATGAGGATTTGGAGTGTTGTACTTTTACTGCTTCACGCACTGG TGGCATCCAGACTGGCTTGCGGCGCGGCGGTGGACCGTTATGACAGCAACAGGCAGCGGCACACGACTGTCATAAACTTCCAGGACACTAGCAAAGACAAAAGGCCGGAGGAGGAAAGCAGAGGAGGCGCAACGGTCGCGACAcgggaggatgaggatgaggagtATGATGATGAATACTATGACGATGGGGATGAATATGAGGACAGCACGTCCGGGGATGATGAAGTGGAAATGCCAAGAG TTGCAATGTCAAGCAAGCCCCAAAACCCGTCTGTCATCGTGGAGGCAGAAAATACAGAAGGACAGAGAAGACGAGGGAAGGGAAGAAAGAAGGGGAAagggaaaggaaagaaaaggaatCCTTGCCTGAAGAAATATAAAGATTATTGCATCCACGGCACGTGTCAGTACCTGAGGGACATTCGACAGCCCTCCTGTGT GTGCCACCCGAGCTATTCAGGGGAAAGGTGTGAATTGGTGACCCTGCCCGTTGAGAGACCTCAGGAGGGCTACAACCGCACCACGGCTCTGGCCGTAGTGGCCGTGGTGCTCTCGTCCATCTGCCTCACCATCATTGGCCTTCTACTCATGCTCAG GCAAAGAAGCGGCGATACTACctcaaaatag
- the hbegfa gene encoding heparin-binding EGF-like growth factor a isoform X1, translated as MRIWSVVLLLLHALVASRLACGAAVDRYDSNRQRHTTVINFQDTSKDKRPEEESRGGATVATREDEDEEYDDEYYDDGDEYEDSTSGDDEVEMPRVAMSSKPQNPSVIVEAENTEGQRRRGKGRKKGKGKGKKRNPCLKKYKDYCIHGTCQYLRDIRQPSCVCHPSYSGERCELVTLPVERPQEGYNRTTALAVVAVVLSSICLTIIGLLLMLRFHKRGAYDVENEEKVKLGLASNH; from the exons ATGAGGATTTGGAGTGTTGTACTTTTACTGCTTCACGCACTGG TGGCATCCAGACTGGCTTGCGGCGCGGCGGTGGACCGTTATGACAGCAACAGGCAGCGGCACACGACTGTCATAAACTTCCAGGACACTAGCAAAGACAAAAGGCCGGAGGAGGAAAGCAGAGGAGGCGCAACGGTCGCGACAcgggaggatgaggatgaggagtATGATGATGAATACTATGACGATGGGGATGAATATGAGGACAGCACGTCCGGGGATGATGAAGTGGAAATGCCAAGAG TTGCAATGTCAAGCAAGCCCCAAAACCCGTCTGTCATCGTGGAGGCAGAAAATACAGAAGGACAGAGAAGACGAGGGAAGGGAAGAAAGAAGGGGAAagggaaaggaaagaaaaggaatCCTTGCCTGAAGAAATATAAAGATTATTGCATCCACGGCACGTGTCAGTACCTGAGGGACATTCGACAGCCCTCCTGTGT GTGCCACCCGAGCTATTCAGGGGAAAGGTGTGAATTGGTGACCCTGCCCGTTGAGAGACCTCAGGAGGGCTACAACCGCACCACGGCTCTGGCCGTAGTGGCCGTGGTGCTCTCGTCCATCTGCCTCACCATCATTGGCCTTCTACTCATGCTCAG GTTTCACAAGCGGGGAGCGTATGATGTAGAAAATGAGGAGAAGGTCAAGTTAGGGTTAGCATCCAACCACTGA